In Microbacterium sp. No. 7, the genomic window GGCGGGTGGATCTGGTTCGACATCGCCGCCGACGACGAGACGGCGACCTTCGTCGGCGCCGAGTGGACGACCGACCACGAGCCCGTGCGCACCGGCAAGGCGTCGATCGGCATCACGACCTACAACAAGCCCGACTACTGCGTCGAGACGCTGCGCAGCCTCGCCGACGCGCCCGAGGCGCTCGCGCTCATCGACCGCGTCTTCATCATCGACCAGGGCACGCAGAACGTCGTCGACGAAGACGGCTACGACGAGGTGGCGGGCCGTCTCGGCGACACGCTGCAGATCATCCGGCAGCCCAACCTGGGCGGCTCCGGCGGCTTCTCGCGCGCGATGCTCGAGTCGCTGCAGCGTCCCGAGAGCGACTTCGTGCAGCTGCTCGACGACGACGTGCGCATCGAGCCCGAGTCGCTGCGCCGGTCGATCACCTTCGGCCAGTTCGCGACGATCCCCACGATCGTCGGCGCGCACATGTTCGACCTGCTCGACCGGCCCAAGCTGCACGCGTGGGCGGAGGTCGTCGACGACGAGCCGTTCATGTGGCGCAACCTGTACCAGGAGCGGATGCCGCACGACTTCTCGACGGCGAACCTGCGGCAGACGATGATCCTGCACATGCGCCTCGACGCCGACTACAACGGCTGGTGGATGTGCCTGCTCCCGCTCGACGTCATCCGCGCCGTCGGGCTGTCGCTGCCCGCCTTCATCAAGTGGGACGACGCGGAGTTCTGCGTGCGCGCCCGCGACGCGGGCTTCCCGACCGTCTCGGTGCCCGGCGTGGCGCTGTGGCACGTGTCGTGGATGGGCAAGGACGACTCGATCGACTGGCAGGCCTACTTCCACATTCGCAACCGCCTCGTCGGGGCGCTGCTGCACCAGCGCGCCCCGCGCGGCGGCACGCTGCTCCGGCACAGCCGCCGCGTCGACCTCAAGCACCTGATGATGATGCAGTACTACGCGGTCGCGCTGCGGCACCGCGCGCTGCGCGACGTGCTGTCGGGCCCCGAGCACATGCGCGCGAACCTCGCGACCGCGATGCCCGAGGCGCGCGCGCTCGCCGCGGAGTACCCCGAGACCGTCGTGCACAAGGACACCGGCATCCCGCTGCGGTCGCGGCGCGGGCGTCAGGTGTTCAAGATCCAGAAGCGCAACGAGTTCGACAGCCCGACGGGCCTCGGGCTGCGCTGGTTCACGCTGACGACCCTCGTCGCGCACTGGTTCCACACGCCCAAGCCGCAGAACCTCACGCAGCCCGAGGCCGAGTTCGGCAAGGGCGACGCGCAGTGGTGGCGCGTGCCGCTCTACGACAGCGCGCTCGTGAGCGCTGCCGACGGCAGCGGCAAGTCGATCTTCACGCGCGATCGCGCGAAGTACCGGCGCATGCTCGTCGACACCGTGCGCCTGCACGCGCGCCTGAAGCGCGAGTGGCCGAAGCTGCAGCGGCGCTACCAGCAGGCGCTGCCGGAGATGACGAGCGAGGCGGCCTGGCGCCGCACCTTCGAGGGGGAGTAGGCGAGGGGAGCGGGTGCGACGGGCGGCCGTGCGCCGCCCGCTACGCGTCCGTCCGCTGCGCGCCGTCGGCCGTCAGCGGCGGCATGGGCTTCCACGAGCGGTCGCGCGAGATGCGGCCGCCGTCGCGCAGGCCGCGGAACAGGTTCGACGTGCCGCGCACCTTGCGCTCCACGAGCAGCAGGCGGATGATCTCCTTGCCGAAGGTGAGCGCCGTGCCGAGGCCGAACAGCACGGGGTTGTAGACGCCGTGCACGCGATAGTACTGCTTGATGTGCCCGCGGTTGCGCATGATGTAGTAGCGGTAGGCGTCGCTCGACGCGTTCATGTGGCGGATGCCCATGTCCCACTGCCTGATCTCGCGCGTGCGGCGCAGCACGAACTCGTCGACGATGACGGATGCCGTCACGCGGGAGGCCTGCCAGCCGTACACCTGGTCGTCCCAGTAGATGAAGAACCGCGGGTCGGGCAGGCCGATCTGCCGCACGACGTCGCGGTGGATGAACATGCCCTCGAAGCAGCCCGAGTTCATCGCCTTGTAGCCCGAGTCGTCGAAGCCGCTCGGCGCGAACGGGATCGGGATGCCCATGCGCTCGGCGATGCGGTACTGCCAGTAGAACTCGCTGCCGTCGTAGTCGTAGCGGCGGCCCTGGATGCTGCGGAAGCGCGGCGCCCACGCGCCCATCCTGGCGAGGCCGTCGGGCAGCACCTCGACGTCGTCGTCCATGAGCCAGATCCAGGTCGAGCCGAGCTCGTAGGCGAGGCGCATGCCCTCGCTGAAGCCGCCGGAGCCGCCGGTGTTGGTCTCCATGCGGCGGTACACGAGCGTCGTGCCGAGCCGCTCGGGGAACGACTCGACCGTCTCGGGGGTGTCGTCGGTCGACGCGTTGTCGACGACGACGACGTGACCGGGCTTCGGGTCCATGCGCGAGATCGACTCCAGCAGGCCCGTCAGGAGGTGCGATCGGTTGAAGGTCACGATCGCGATCGTCGCCGATGCGGGATCGAAGGCAGGGGCAGAGGGCGGCATGGCCCGACCATCCTATCGGCCTAGCCGATGGTCGGCAGAGTGCCCGTCGGCGGCCGCGGATCGACGCGATCGCGCCAGGAGCGGGACTGTCCCGCGCGCACGACGCAGATCACGAGCAGCAGCCACCCGGTGCCCACGAGCGTGAAGCTCTCGAACAAGGAGACGGCCACGAGCGTGACGAGCATGAGCGGCGTCCACGCGTAGACGACCGAGCGCCGGTCGGCGGCCACGAGCCACGAGCGCACGACCGCGGTCGCGATCATCGCGACGAACAGCACGAGGCCCACCCAGCCGATCTGCAGCAGCACGTCGACGAAGGCGTTCAGCGCGCTCCCGTGGCTCTCCTGCAGCAGGAAGTTGAGGGTGTAGTACGGCGGCACGTCGCGATCCCACGCGCCGATCCAGCCCCAGCCCTGCACGGGACGCATGCGCACGTAGTAGTTCACCTGCGTCCACAGCTCGCTGCGCAGCGCGAGGTCGTCGCGCGCGCCGAGGAGGTCGAGGATGCGGCGCTGCAGGATCACGAGCGTCAGGCCCACCGCGACGACGACGCCCGCGAGCAGCCACTGCACGGCGCGACGGCGGTGCGCCGGGACGGCGCGGACGATCGCGAGGGCCGCCGCCGCGAGCAGCACGGCCGCGGCGAGCACGTAGACGGTGGGGGACGCCGACAGCAGCGCGAGCGCGCCGGCGAGCGTGAGCGAGAGCACGGCGACGCCGCGGCGCACCGACTGCGTGCGCAGCTCGATCGCGAACGTGATGAGCGCGACGACGGCCACGAAGCCCAGCATGTTGCGCGTGCCGAACACGCCCTGCACGGGGCCGAGCTCGGCGAGCCGGCCCTGGATGCCGAGGAAGTCCAGCGGCGTGTCGAACAGCACGCCCGACAGGATCTCCAGCGCGAGCGACGCGCCGAGGGCGACGCGGCAGACGTCGCCGAGGGCGCGCACGGTCTGCAGCGTGTCGCGCACGTGCCCGATCGTGACGGCGAGCACGGCGATCGCGCACAGCGACACCCAGCCGCTCAGCGCCGCCGTGACGTCGATGCTCCAGCTCATGCTGATGAGCGCCCACGCGACGAGCGCGAGCAGCGTGAGGGGCACGAGCCGCGGCAGCGAGAACTCGCGCCGCCGCGCCGCGAGGATCGCGATGCCGAGCACGCAGAGGCCCGCGATGACGGTGACGAGCGTGACGGTGCCGGAGAGCCGCGAGATGAGGTGCGCGCCGAGCACCGCGGCGAACACGCACAGCGTGTAGGCGCGCGAGAGGTCGGCGGATCGCAGCAGCTCGATCACCCGCGGCACGCGTCGCAGCTCCGGGTCGCTCATGTGCCGGGGAGCTGCTCGCCCTGCTCGCCGATCAGCCGCTGCTCGCTGGGGCCGCGGCCGACGAGCGGCGCGCACTTGATCTTGAACGCGAACAGCACGATCAGCATCCACCCCCAGTTCAGCAGCGGTGTCGACTCCGCGAGCCCCTGCACGATCAGCAGGGCGCCCAGCAGGGTCGGCACGAGCGTGACGGACGAGTAGGGGCGGTCGGCGACGAGGTCCCAGCGCGGCCGGTCGACGGCGAAGAACCACGACCGCCAGACGAACGCGAGGAGGAGCAGCACCATGAGCACGACGCCGACGGCGCCGAGCTGCAGGGCGACGTCGAGCCACATGTTGTGCGCCTGCATGACGGTCACGCCGTGGTCGACGATCCATTCGTCGAAGAACGGGTCGGACGGCATCCACGGCGTCGCGAAGCCCCACCCGGTCCACGGGCGCTCGCCGGCGCGCTCGGCGACGGCGGCCCAGATCGTCTCGCGGCCGGTGAGATCGGCCGAGCGGCCGAGCAGCGTGAAGATCGTGTCGCGGGCGAACCACGCGACGCCCAGGCCGCCGAGGCCCACGACGGCGAACGCGGCGTAGTAGCGGGTGCGCTGCCCCGGCCGCGTCGTGGTGCGCATGAGCAGCACGGTCGCGAGCACGACGAGCACGCCGAGGGCGGCCAGGTACGCGGTCGCCGAGCCCGCGCGGTAGAACAGGAAGGCCGAGAGCGCGAACCACAGCACGAGCAGGGGGCGGCGCGGCGCGCGCGAGACGAAGCGCACCGCGAACACGATCATCCCGAGCAGGGCGACGTAGGCGAGCGCGTTCGCGTTGCCGAAGAGGCCCTGGATGCGCCCGCCGTCGAAGAGGTTGTCGCGGCACCACAGCACGATCGGGTCGTCGACGGGCCGCTCGGGACGCACGAACTGCGGCAGGATCGGCCCGCCCCAGACGAGCGACACCCACAGCTCGAAGAGCAGAGAGAGACCCAGGATCCACTTGATCGCCGACGCGAGCGCGGTCACGGCCTCGCGCCACGTCAGCACGGTCGCCACGAGCAGGCCGCAGACGGTCGTGACGAGGAGCAGGGCGAGCGTCGTCGCGGACGCGCCGGGGTAGGCGCTCCACACGAGCGAGCAGACCGCCCACACGATGTACCCGACGACGAACCACGGCAGCCGCCGCCACGGCACGTCGGCGCGGCGCGCGACCCACAGGGCCGCCGACACGACGCCGATGAGCGCCATCGCCACGGCCGAGCCCGTGACGCCGAAGGCCATGAGCCACGCGGTGCCGGCGAGACCGGACGCGAGCACGAAGATGCACCAGCCGCGCAGCAGCAGGTGCCCCGTCGTCGCGCGGACCGGCGCCGCGGGCGGCGTCGAGATCGGGTGCGAGGACATCACGGCCATGGTGAGATCAGGCTACCGTGGGCTGTCCTACGCTGGCAGTGTGCTGATCTCGCTCGCCAACGCGCCTCGCGAGTACTCGTGGGGGTCGCGCACGCTCCTTCCCGAGCTGACCGGACGCCCGCCGCGCGACGTGCCCGAGGCGGAGATCTGGTACGGCGACCACCCCGGCTGCCCCGCCCGCACGCCCGACGGCCGCGCGCTCGACGACGTGCTGCGCGCGCACGGCGAGCCGCCGCTGCCGTACCTCATGAAGCTGCTCGCCGCCGGGTCGTCGCTGTCGATCCAGGCGCACCCGTCGAAGCGCGAGGCGGTCGAGGGCTGCGCGCGCGAGGACGCGGCGGGCATCGACCGGGATGCCGCGTCGCGCAACTACCGCGACGACAACCACAAGCCCGAGATCATCGTCGCGCTGAGCGATCGCTTCCGCGCCCTCGTCGGTCTGCGCCCGCTCGCCGCGACCCGGGCCCTGCTCGCGCCGCTGGCGGAGTCCGCGCCGGCGGGGGAGCCCGCCGCGACGGGGGAGGGCGTGGGCGCCCTCCTGCGGCGTCTCGACACGGCGGGACGCTCGGAGGCCGACACGCTCCGCGCCGTGATCGCGTGGGCGCTGTCGGGCCGGGCGGCGCCCGAGGTCGCGGCGCTGGAGCACGCGCTGCACGCCACGGCCGAGCGCGCGGGCGACGGCGGCGAGGAGCTCGCGGTGCTGCGCGGCATCGCGCGCGACTTCCCGGGCGATCCGGGCCTGATCGTCGCGGCGCTGATGAACCTGGTCGTGCTGCGCCGCGGCGAGGCGCTGTTCGCGCCCGCGGGCGTGCTGCACGCCTATCAGGACGGTCTCGGCGTCGAGGTGATGGCCGCGAGCGACAACGTGCTGCGCGGCGGCCTCACCCCCAAGCACGTCGACGTCGACGAGCTGCTGCGCGTCGTGGACACGTCGCCGGGCGCGCCGCCGCTCGTCGCCCCCGTCGGGGACGACGGCGCGCGGGTGTTCGACGTGGGGATCCCCGACTTCCGCGTGCGCCACGTCGAGGTCGGCGACGCGGGGCACCGCCTCGTCACCGGCGGTCCCGCGATGGTGCTCGCGACGCGCGGCACCGTGACCGTGGCGGCGGGCGGCGACGAGGTCGTCCTGGCGCCCGCCGAGGCGGTGCTCGCGCTCGGCGAGACCGCCGTGACGGTGCGCGGCGACGGCGAGGTCTTCGTCGCCGAGCCCGGGGCGTGACCCGCCGCCGGAGCGTCGTGAACGTTCCGTGACACGCCGTCGGCGCGTCGTGAAGGTTCAAGGAGGTCTTGAGGGTTTACTATTTGCGACTTGACCTCAGCGAATGACACGGGTGTAATTAGGCATACGTCCGTGAGGGCGTTTCCACAGGTCAGGGGGAGAACGGAATGACGGGGTA contains:
- a CDS encoding glycosyltransferase, whose protein sequence is MLQYVVFPLDRDPDLLPLYADPETWTSVDEEAVRVSARAQLGNILSRRSARVSAGRRVSFASYFNGFPASYWQHWTSVREITLTVRTEGRATILVYRSNGAGARQRLETREVSGVSEQHIPLTLNQYSDGGWIWFDIAADDETATFVGAEWTTDHEPVRTGKASIGITTYNKPDYCVETLRSLADAPEALALIDRVFIIDQGTQNVVDEDGYDEVAGRLGDTLQIIRQPNLGGSGGFSRAMLESLQRPESDFVQLLDDDVRIEPESLRRSITFGQFATIPTIVGAHMFDLLDRPKLHAWAEVVDDEPFMWRNLYQERMPHDFSTANLRQTMILHMRLDADYNGWWMCLLPLDVIRAVGLSLPAFIKWDDAEFCVRARDAGFPTVSVPGVALWHVSWMGKDDSIDWQAYFHIRNRLVGALLHQRAPRGGTLLRHSRRVDLKHLMMMQYYAVALRHRALRDVLSGPEHMRANLATAMPEARALAAEYPETVVHKDTGIPLRSRRGRQVFKIQKRNEFDSPTGLGLRWFTLTTLVAHWFHTPKPQNLTQPEAEFGKGDAQWWRVPLYDSALVSAADGSGKSIFTRDRAKYRRMLVDTVRLHARLKREWPKLQRRYQQALPEMTSEAAWRRTFEGE
- a CDS encoding O-antigen ligase family protein, which encodes MAVMSSHPISTPPAAPVRATTGHLLLRGWCIFVLASGLAGTAWLMAFGVTGSAVAMALIGVVSAALWVARRADVPWRRLPWFVVGYIVWAVCSLVWSAYPGASATTLALLLVTTVCGLLVATVLTWREAVTALASAIKWILGLSLLFELWVSLVWGGPILPQFVRPERPVDDPIVLWCRDNLFDGGRIQGLFGNANALAYVALLGMIVFAVRFVSRAPRRPLLVLWFALSAFLFYRAGSATAYLAALGVLVVLATVLLMRTTTRPGQRTRYYAAFAVVGLGGLGVAWFARDTIFTLLGRSADLTGRETIWAAVAERAGERPWTGWGFATPWMPSDPFFDEWIVDHGVTVMQAHNMWLDVALQLGAVGVVLMVLLLLAFVWRSWFFAVDRPRWDLVADRPYSSVTLVPTLLGALLIVQGLAESTPLLNWGWMLIVLFAFKIKCAPLVGRGPSEQRLIGEQGEQLPGT
- the manA gene encoding mannose-6-phosphate isomerase, class I, which encodes MLISLANAPREYSWGSRTLLPELTGRPPRDVPEAEIWYGDHPGCPARTPDGRALDDVLRAHGEPPLPYLMKLLAAGSSLSIQAHPSKREAVEGCAREDAAGIDRDAASRNYRDDNHKPEIIVALSDRFRALVGLRPLAATRALLAPLAESAPAGEPAATGEGVGALLRRLDTAGRSEADTLRAVIAWALSGRAAPEVAALEHALHATAERAGDGGEELAVLRGIARDFPGDPGLIVAALMNLVVLRRGEALFAPAGVLHAYQDGLGVEVMAASDNVLRGGLTPKHVDVDELLRVVDTSPGAPPLVAPVGDDGARVFDVGIPDFRVRHVEVGDAGHRLVTGGPAMVLATRGTVTVAAGGDEVVLAPAEAVLALGETAVTVRGDGEVFVAEPGA
- a CDS encoding O-antigen ligase family protein, which codes for MSDPELRRVPRVIELLRSADLSRAYTLCVFAAVLGAHLISRLSGTVTLVTVIAGLCVLGIAILAARRREFSLPRLVPLTLLALVAWALISMSWSIDVTAALSGWVSLCAIAVLAVTIGHVRDTLQTVRALGDVCRVALGASLALEILSGVLFDTPLDFLGIQGRLAELGPVQGVFGTRNMLGFVAVVALITFAIELRTQSVRRGVAVLSLTLAGALALLSASPTVYVLAAAVLLAAAALAIVRAVPAHRRRAVQWLLAGVVVAVGLTLVILQRRILDLLGARDDLALRSELWTQVNYYVRMRPVQGWGWIGAWDRDVPPYYTLNFLLQESHGSALNAFVDVLLQIGWVGLVLFVAMIATAVVRSWLVAADRRSVVYAWTPLMLVTLVAVSLFESFTLVGTGWLLLVICVVRAGQSRSWRDRVDPRPPTGTLPTIG
- a CDS encoding glycosyltransferase, producing the protein MPPSAPAFDPASATIAIVTFNRSHLLTGLLESISRMDPKPGHVVVVDNASTDDTPETVESFPERLGTTLVYRRMETNTGGSGGFSEGMRLAYELGSTWIWLMDDDVEVLPDGLARMGAWAPRFRSIQGRRYDYDGSEFYWQYRIAERMGIPIPFAPSGFDDSGYKAMNSGCFEGMFIHRDVVRQIGLPDPRFFIYWDDQVYGWQASRVTASVIVDEFVLRRTREIRQWDMGIRHMNASSDAYRYYIMRNRGHIKQYYRVHGVYNPVLFGLGTALTFGKEIIRLLLVERKVRGTSNLFRGLRDGGRISRDRSWKPMPPLTADGAQRTDA